In Bacteroidales bacterium, one DNA window encodes the following:
- a CDS encoding cell filamentation protein Fic: MSNSKVSIRFFDDREVRAVWDEENNKWWFNVIDIVAILNEQDDYTKANNYWRWLKRKLKLEKNQLVSATHGFKFVAADGKKRLFDTLYSEGIVELAKNFPNTNAIKFLDWFLYSDNTIDGQSRKKAYTLFESNLINEFEVGTTKGLQQIHAYLFGGLYDFAGQIRQKNISKGGFQFAAAKFLDNTLKQIEKMPQNTFDEIVEKYVEMNIAHPFMEGNGRSTRIWLDMMLKQNLKRCVDWSKISKNDYMRAMEKSATNSEVLNNLLKNAFTDEINSREMYMKGIDYSYYYEKNE; the protein is encoded by the coding sequence ATGAGCAACTCCAAAGTATCCATCCGCTTTTTCGATGACCGCGAAGTGCGTGCCGTTTGGGACGAGGAAAATAATAAATGGTGGTTTAATGTTATTGATATAGTTGCTATTCTAAACGAACAAGATGACTATACTAAAGCAAACAATTATTGGCGTTGGCTAAAACGAAAATTGAAATTAGAGAAAAATCAACTTGTGAGTGCTACTCACGGTTTCAAATTTGTGGCTGCAGATGGTAAAAAGCGACTGTTCGATACGCTTTATAGTGAGGGAATTGTTGAATTGGCAAAAAACTTTCCAAATACTAATGCAATAAAGTTTTTAGATTGGTTCTTGTACAGCGACAACACTATTGACGGACAAAGCAGGAAAAAAGCCTACACACTTTTTGAAAGTAATTTAATAAATGAATTTGAAGTCGGTACCACAAAAGGATTGCAGCAAATCCATGCTTATCTTTTTGGAGGACTTTATGATTTTGCGGGGCAAATTAGGCAGAAAAATATTTCAAAAGGTGGATTTCAGTTTGCCGCAGCTAAATTTTTAGACAATACATTGAAACAAATTGAGAAAATGCCTCAAAATACGTTCGACGAAATTGTAGAAAAATATGTAGAAATGAACATTGCTCATCCTTTTATGGAAGGTAATGGCAGAAGCACTCGCATTTGGTTAGATATGATGTTAAAGCAGAACTTAAAACGCTGTGTTGATTGGAGTAAGATAAGCAAAAATGACTATATGCGAGCGATGGAGAAAAGTGCTACAAATAGTGAAGTTTTAAATAATTTATTAAAAAATGCTTTTACAGACGAAATAAATAGTCGTGAAATGTACATGAAAGGTATTGACTATTCCTATTATTATGAGAAAAATGAATGA
- a CDS encoding thymidylate synthase produces MKYKNILKIINRQEFRAWLEKNSSSESECYVSVKRGRPVDDAHFWYLDAVEEALCFGWIDSTIRLIDGKKMQRFSPRREKSDWTELNKERVRRLEKLGLMADSGRAVLSEIDVRSFRIDKDVEAVLKKARVWTKFKSFHPLYQRIRASNLAFYKQHYPTSYERMLKNLIEKTKQGKMYGNWNDYGRLLDY; encoded by the coding sequence ATGAAATATAAAAACATATTGAAAATTATAAATAGACAAGAATTTCGAGCATGGTTGGAGAAAAATTCATCTTCAGAAAGTGAATGCTATGTTTCTGTTAAAAGAGGGCGTCCTGTTGATGATGCACATTTTTGGTATTTGGATGCAGTTGAAGAGGCTTTGTGTTTCGGATGGATAGATAGCACGATTAGATTAATTGATGGAAAAAAGATGCAACGATTCTCACCCCGAAGAGAGAAAAGTGATTGGACAGAATTAAATAAAGAGCGTGTACGAAGACTTGAAAAGTTAGGGTTGATGGCGGACAGCGGTCGGGCAGTGCTTTCGGAAATAGATGTACGAAGTTTCAGAATAGACAAAGATGTGGAAGCTGTTTTGAAAAAGGCACGAGTATGGACGAAGTTTAAATCGTTTCATCCTTTATATCAAAGAATACGAGCATCAAATCTTGCATTCTATAAGCAACATTATCCAACTTCTTACGAAAGGATGCTGAAAAACCTTATAGAAAAAACAAAACAAGGTAAGATGTATGGCAATTGGAATGATTATGGGAGATTATTGGATTATTAG
- a CDS encoding MFS transporter, which translates to MKRNKIFGIQSNAFFTGLTSFFTDTSTKMVYSVMPLFLLSIGASKTAISLIEGIAESTASLLKAISGYWSDKIGKNKPFMIIGYGITAIITPLYAIARIPIQILFFRFFERIGKGLRAAPRDSLISSSITKNEAGKTFGFQKAMDNSGAILGPLIAFLLLSVFSLNYSYIFLIATIPAILGVLTIIFFIKDVNKVKKETTNKISLKKLPKKFYFFLIIIFVFTLGNSADALLLVKTSETGIDKSYVPFMYMIFNTVSVLLAIPIGKLSDKIGREKLIILGFLVYAIVYYLFGRFNSINVFIFLFMLYGFYSALTDGSQKAMISDIVSKDLKGTGFGLYHAVLGITLLPASLIAGLLYDNVNSNAPFYFGSAMALIAAILMIVFTVVDKKKQKLNYV; encoded by the coding sequence ATGAAAAGAAATAAAATATTTGGAATACAATCAAATGCTTTTTTTACAGGGTTAACAAGTTTTTTCACTGATACATCTACCAAAATGGTATATAGCGTTATGCCTCTATTTTTGCTATCAATAGGAGCTTCCAAAACCGCAATTTCATTAATTGAGGGAATTGCAGAAAGTACCGCTTCTTTATTAAAGGCTATTTCAGGATATTGGAGCGATAAGATTGGCAAGAACAAGCCATTTATGATAATTGGATATGGCATCACTGCAATTATAACACCTTTATATGCAATAGCAAGAATACCAATTCAGATTTTATTTTTTCGATTTTTCGAGCGTATTGGCAAAGGATTGAGAGCCGCACCACGAGATAGTCTCATAAGTAGCTCAATTACAAAAAATGAAGCAGGCAAAACGTTTGGGTTTCAGAAAGCAATGGATAATAGTGGAGCCATTCTTGGACCATTAATTGCTTTTTTATTGCTATCTGTTTTTTCGCTAAATTACTCTTACATATTTTTAATAGCAACAATTCCTGCAATTCTTGGAGTTTTGACGATTATCTTTTTTATAAAAGATGTAAATAAAGTAAAAAAAGAAACCACCAATAAGATTTCACTAAAAAAATTGCCAAAGAAATTTTATTTTTTTCTTATAATCATTTTTGTATTTACTCTTGGCAATTCAGCAGACGCATTATTGCTAGTAAAAACAAGCGAAACAGGCATTGATAAGTCGTATGTCCCATTTATGTATATGATTTTTAATACAGTATCGGTGCTACTTGCTATACCAATTGGAAAATTATCGGATAAAATTGGTCGCGAAAAATTGATTATTTTGGGATTTTTAGTGTATGCGATTGTTTATTACCTTTTTGGCAGATTCAATAGTATAAATGTTTTTATTTTCTTGTTTATGCTCTATGGCTTTTATAGCGCATTGACTGATGGCAGCCAAAAAGCAATGATTTCTGATATTGTTAGTAAAGATTTGAAAGGAACAGGTTTTGGTCTTTATCATGCCGTGCTTGGAATTACCTTGTTGCCTGCGAGTTTAATTGCTGGGCTGCTTTATGATAATGTAAATTCAAATGCACCTTTCTATTTTGGTTCTGCAATGGCATTAATCGCTGCTATTCTAATGATAGTATTTACTGTTGTGGATAAAAAGAAACAAAAATTGAATTATGTTTAA
- a CDS encoding DNA replication/repair protein RecF, whose amino-acid sequence MRLKKLKLNQFKNYEEVTIDLSGNLHCFYGNNGAGKTNILDAVHYLSFTKSYFGGSDQLSIRFGCDFFSVNGEFEMPLNLNEKVSVSVKSGGEKKVKRNDKEYNRFSEHIGAFPVVMITPGDIDLINNAADVRRRFFDAVISQFDKTYLDDVIRYNKVLSQRNKSLKDMKEFRRGNYDDLEMWNVQIIEYAQRIYEARRKYQMDIQNHFVNMHEKLTTSDDIAEIIYESVLNSDDIKQVLEESFQNDLSAGFTTQGIHRDDYVFMINKNPARRFGSQGQQKSFLLALKLAQFLITVEKTSITPILLFDDIFDKLDPKRVKLMINLVCNKPFGQVFITDTHKLRMEDIIGKETNIQLFEVANGIVKENDLA is encoded by the coding sequence ATGAGATTAAAAAAACTTAAATTAAATCAGTTTAAGAATTACGAGGAAGTAACGATAGATTTAAGCGGAAATCTGCATTGCTTCTATGGAAATAATGGTGCAGGCAAAACAAATATTTTAGATGCTGTGCATTATTTAAGTTTTACAAAAAGTTATTTTGGAGGTAGCGACCAGCTTTCCATACGTTTTGGCTGTGATTTTTTTTCTGTGAATGGTGAATTTGAAATGCCACTAAATTTGAATGAAAAGGTTTCTGTTTCTGTGAAGTCAGGTGGGGAAAAGAAAGTGAAAAGAAATGACAAGGAATATAATCGGTTTTCAGAACATATTGGAGCTTTTCCTGTTGTAATGATTACTCCGGGAGATATAGACTTAATAAATAACGCTGCTGATGTAAGAAGGCGATTTTTTGATGCGGTAATTTCGCAGTTTGACAAGACTTATCTTGATGATGTTATTAGATATAACAAGGTTTTGTCCCAGCGCAACAAATCTTTGAAAGATATGAAGGAGTTCAGACGCGGTAATTATGATGATTTGGAAATGTGGAATGTGCAAATAATTGAATATGCCCAACGTATCTATGAAGCACGAAGAAAATATCAAATGGATATTCAAAATCATTTTGTAAATATGCACGAAAAGCTCACTACCAGCGATGATATTGCGGAAATAATTTATGAGTCAGTGTTGAATAGCGATGATATTAAGCAAGTTTTAGAAGAAAGTTTCCAAAATGATTTGAGTGCGGGCTTTACTACTCAAGGCATTCATAGAGATGATTATGTTTTTATGATAAATAAAAATCCTGCTCGTCGCTTTGGAAGTCAAGGACAGCAAAAAAGTTTTTTACTTGCTTTGAAATTAGCTCAATTTCTCATCACTGTAGAAAAAACTAGCATTACTCCTATTTTATTATTTGATGATATTTTTGATAAACTTGATCCAAAAAGAGTGAAATTAATGATAAATTTAGTTTGCAATAAGCCTTTTGGTCAAGTTTTTATAACAGATACGCATAAACTTAGAATGGAAGATATTATTGGAAAGGAAACTAATATACAATTATTTGAAGTTGCTAATGGGATTGTAAAAGAAAACGATTTGGCTTAA
- a CDS encoding competence/damage-inducible protein A, whose product MNATIITIGDELLIGQVIDTNSPWLSMQLNEIGIEVKSVIRVGDDENDIAKEINIAKEISPIVITTGGLGPTSDDRTLDVFCNILKCKKYENKRVLEHLENIFKRRGLPLTETNRKQALVPEKADILFNKLGTAPGLHFDISPAHFFVLPGVPFEMKDLYLNEVLPMLKKIKKGKSQYIHKTILLAGIGESFLSDKIKDWEKALPVNMKLAYLPSPGYIRLRLSLMAEDAVSGKNLLNEYFEKLYPLVSEHYVNDTGDSIAETLLNEMSKNGKTLCIAESCTGGYVSHQLTAIPGSSKVFLGAVVAYSNEVKKNILNVKDESINNFGAVSADVVSEMATNALKLMKTDYAIAVSGIAGPDGGTEEKPVGTVYIAVASKNNVASEKMLFNGQRDIVILRSSNAALYSCLKELRKECK is encoded by the coding sequence ATGAATGCAACAATAATAACTATAGGCGATGAATTGTTAATAGGGCAGGTGATAGACACAAATTCGCCGTGGCTCTCAATGCAATTAAATGAAATTGGAATTGAGGTTAAATCTGTAATTAGAGTAGGAGACGACGAAAATGATATTGCAAAAGAGATAAATATTGCAAAAGAAATATCTCCTATTGTTATTACAACAGGCGGACTCGGTCCCACTTCAGATGATAGAACTCTTGATGTTTTTTGCAATATTTTAAAATGTAAAAAATATGAAAATAAAAGAGTTTTAGAGCATTTGGAAAATATTTTTAAAAGACGTGGATTGCCATTAACCGAAACAAATAGGAAGCAAGCTCTTGTGCCCGAAAAGGCAGATATTTTGTTTAATAAATTAGGAACGGCACCAGGGCTGCATTTTGATATATCGCCAGCACATTTCTTTGTGTTGCCCGGAGTTCCTTTTGAAATGAAGGATTTGTATTTGAATGAAGTATTGCCAATGTTGAAGAAAATAAAAAAAGGTAAATCGCAATATATTCATAAAACTATTTTATTGGCTGGTATTGGAGAGTCATTTTTAAGTGATAAAATAAAAGATTGGGAGAAGGCTTTGCCCGTAAATATGAAGTTGGCTTATTTGCCTTCTCCGGGATATATTAGGCTACGACTAAGTTTGATGGCGGAAGATGCTGTTAGTGGAAAAAATCTGCTGAATGAATATTTTGAAAAGTTATATCCATTAGTTTCAGAGCATTACGTAAATGATACCGGCGATTCCATTGCTGAAACATTATTGAATGAAATGTCTAAAAATGGAAAAACATTGTGTATTGCTGAGAGTTGCACGGGCGGATATGTTTCTCATCAATTAACAGCAATTCCGGGAAGTTCTAAAGTGTTTTTAGGTGCTGTGGTAGCTTATTCAAACGAAGTGAAGAAAAATATTTTAAATGTAAAAGACGAGTCTATTAATAATTTTGGAGCAGTTAGTGCTGATGTTGTGTCAGAAATGGCTACAAATGCTTTGAAATTGATGAAAACAGATTATGCTATTGCTGTGAGCGGCATTGCAGGTCCCGATGGTGGAACAGAAGAAAAACCTGTCGGAACTGTTTATATTGCTGTGGCTAGTAAAAATAATGTAGCTTCTGAAAAAATGTTGTTTAATGGGCAGCGTGATATTGTTATTTTAAGAAGTTCTAATGCAGCCTTATATTCATGCCTTAAAGAGCTAAGAAAGGAATGTAAATGA
- a CDS encoding U32 family peptidase, whose translation MKPKMLELLSPAKNLEYGITAIDFGADAVYIGAPKFSARINASNSLSDIERLCSYAHRFHSKVFVALNTIIFDNELEEVEKLIHKIHEAGADALIIQDMGILEMNLPPIELHASTQCHNFDLNKIKFLENVGFSRVILSREMSLDYIKQIRSSTNIELEAFVHGALCVGFSGQCYMSAFNGSRSGNRGECAQPCRLSYDLLDENKNVIIKNKQILSLRDLNLNAHIAELANAGVSSFKIEGRLKDLNYVKNITALYRKKLDEIIENNNSYKKASLGQFSFNFEPDASKSFNRGFTTYFFHERSEKISANTSKSIGKKLGKIIEVGENYFKIDTNEIISNGDGLCWFAENGELMGCNVNAVQQNKVFVDKKLSLKKGTSVYRNLDVDFIKKLAQAKKARKIPVNIHVSEFSEGIKLSVFTSDNEFVINKEFETEKILANDAEKAMKNIITQLSKSGNTDFVVEKCEVNFEKPLFFSMSELNEFRRTTLNSLEELIFASYERKKVDFVPNDFPYFEKNLNYMGNVANGLAAKFYKRHGIEKIEKTLEINNEIANKVLMTTKFCLRFENDSCLRQNNENAIKPCYISLNDKTFKLEFDCNKCVMKIIEDK comes from the coding sequence ATGAAACCTAAAATGCTTGAACTTCTTAGCCCTGCGAAAAATCTAGAATATGGAATTACCGCCATTGACTTTGGTGCTGACGCTGTTTACATAGGTGCTCCGAAATTCAGCGCCAGAATTAATGCTTCAAATTCTTTAAGTGATATAGAACGCTTGTGCTCTTATGCTCATCGTTTTCATTCCAAAGTTTTTGTGGCTTTAAATACCATAATTTTTGATAATGAGCTAGAAGAAGTCGAAAAGTTAATTCATAAAATTCACGAAGCAGGTGCAGATGCGCTAATTATTCAAGATATGGGCATTTTAGAAATGAATTTGCCGCCAATAGAGCTGCATGCAAGCACTCAGTGCCATAATTTCGATTTAAACAAAATAAAATTTTTAGAAAATGTTGGCTTTAGTCGTGTGATTTTATCAAGGGAGATGTCGCTTGATTATATAAAGCAAATTCGCTCTTCTACAAATATTGAATTGGAAGCTTTTGTGCATGGAGCCTTATGTGTGGGATTTAGCGGACAATGCTATATGAGTGCTTTTAATGGCTCGCGTAGTGGAAATAGAGGGGAATGTGCTCAACCTTGCAGACTGAGCTACGATTTGTTAGATGAAAATAAAAATGTAATTATAAAAAATAAGCAAATTTTATCTTTACGCGACTTGAATTTAAACGCTCATATTGCCGAATTAGCGAATGCAGGAGTTAGTTCTTTTAAGATAGAAGGGCGATTGAAAGATTTGAATTACGTGAAAAACATTACAGCTCTTTATCGTAAGAAGCTCGATGAGATTATTGAAAACAATAATTCTTATAAAAAAGCGTCTTTAGGGCAATTCTCTTTTAATTTCGAGCCTGATGCTTCAAAATCGTTTAATCGCGGATTTACAACTTATTTCTTTCATGAGCGAAGTGAGAAAATTTCAGCAAACACGTCGAAATCTATAGGAAAAAAATTAGGGAAAATAATTGAAGTAGGTGAGAATTATTTCAAAATAGACACAAATGAAATTATTTCAAATGGCGATGGATTGTGTTGGTTTGCCGAAAATGGCGAATTAATGGGCTGCAATGTTAATGCTGTTCAGCAAAATAAAGTTTTTGTGGATAAAAAACTTAGTCTGAAAAAAGGAACTAGCGTTTATAGGAATTTAGATGTTGATTTTATTAAAAAACTTGCACAAGCTAAAAAAGCTCGTAAAATACCTGTAAATATTCATGTGTCTGAATTTTCGGAAGGAATAAAATTGTCGGTTTTTACATCAGATAACGAGTTTGTAATTAATAAAGAATTTGAAACAGAAAAAATATTAGCTAATGATGCCGAAAAGGCGATGAAAAATATAATTACGCAGCTATCTAAGTCAGGAAATACGGATTTTGTTGTTGAAAAATGTGAAGTTAATTTTGAAAAGCCGCTGTTTTTCTCAATGTCTGAGTTGAATGAATTTAGAAGAACTACGTTAAATTCGCTTGAAGAGCTAATTTTCGCTTCGTATGAAAGAAAAAAAGTTGATTTTGTTCCGAATGATTTTCCGTATTTCGAGAAGAATTTGAATTATATGGGAAATGTTGCAAATGGCTTGGCTGCTAAATTTTATAAGAGGCATGGAATTGAAAAAATAGAAAAAACTCTTGAAATAAATAATGAAATAGCGAATAAAGTTTTGATGACAACAAAGTTTTGTTTGCGTTTTGAAAATGATTCCTGTCTTCGTCAAAATAATGAAAATGCGATAAAACCTTGCTATATTTCTTTAAATGACAAAACTTTTAAGTTGGAATTCGATTGCAATAAATGTGTTATGAAAATCATTGAAGACAAATAA
- the mnmE gene encoding tRNA uridine-5-carboxymethylaminomethyl(34) synthesis GTPase MnmE, with translation MIPNLSDTICAIATPSGVGAIAIIRISGKSSHEIIKNIFTPSKKGSKYPEMWRLYYGEIFEKENFIDDVLVAYFPASASYTGEESVEISCHGSLFIQNKIIELIISKGARMAEAGEFTLRSFVNGKMDLIKAEAVDDVIQSRTSVAHNLAVKQMRGNYQYKIKELRQQLIDLKALLELEIDFSEEDVEFADRTLLRNLCQNLLDEINLLTESFKTGNNIKDGIPVVIAGEPNVGKSTLLNAILCEERAIVSNIPGTTRDYIEDTIIINNVLFRFIDTAGLRNTSDPIEAAGVERSIALTSNAAIVLLLFDASNCNSKLINDNIEQLKTKIPDIDFNKVLIIVNKTDLNPNINKYLAIPNNIKTVFISAKNKENIEFLLNELLDLTNLSDYNQNIILSNVRHYNEFMIIKELMEETISHIDTNHSQDIISSFLHKALHHIGLITGEVSNEDVLYSIFSKFCIGK, from the coding sequence ATGATTCCAAATTTATCAGATACAATTTGTGCCATAGCCACACCTTCGGGTGTTGGTGCAATTGCTATAATTAGAATAAGCGGCAAATCTTCGCATGAAATAATAAAAAATATATTTACGCCAAGCAAAAAAGGCAGCAAATATCCTGAAATGTGGCGACTTTATTATGGTGAAATTTTTGAAAAAGAAAATTTTATTGATGATGTTTTAGTTGCTTATTTCCCTGCATCAGCCTCATATACAGGAGAAGAATCTGTAGAAATTTCCTGCCATGGATCATTATTTATTCAAAATAAAATTATTGAGCTAATTATATCAAAAGGTGCTCGCATGGCGGAAGCTGGGGAATTTACATTACGCTCTTTTGTAAATGGCAAAATGGATTTAATAAAAGCCGAAGCTGTTGACGATGTTATACAAAGCAGAACTAGTGTCGCTCACAATCTTGCTGTAAAACAAATGCGTGGCAACTATCAATATAAAATAAAGGAATTGCGGCAACAACTAATTGATTTAAAAGCATTGTTAGAGCTTGAAATTGATTTCTCTGAAGAAGATGTGGAATTTGCTGATAGAACGCTTTTACGCAATTTATGCCAAAATCTTTTAGATGAAATAAATTTATTGACTGAATCTTTTAAAACAGGAAATAATATAAAAGATGGCATTCCTGTTGTTATTGCTGGTGAGCCAAATGTAGGCAAATCAACATTGCTAAACGCCATTTTATGCGAAGAACGTGCAATTGTCAGCAATATTCCAGGCACTACAAGAGATTATATCGAAGATACAATAATAATAAACAATGTTTTATTTAGATTTATAGATACGGCTGGATTAAGAAACACAAGCGACCCAATTGAAGCAGCAGGAGTTGAACGCAGCATTGCCTTAACTTCAAATGCCGCAATAGTACTACTATTATTCGACGCTAGCAACTGCAATTCCAAATTAATAAACGACAATATTGAACAGCTAAAAACAAAAATTCCTGATATTGATTTTAATAAAGTTTTAATTATTGTAAATAAAACAGACTTAAATCCTAATATTAATAAATATTTAGCTATACCTAATAATATTAAAACTGTTTTTATTTCTGCAAAAAACAAAGAAAACATTGAATTTCTTTTGAACGAACTTTTAGATTTAACCAATCTAAGCGATTACAATCAAAATATAATTCTGAGCAATGTGCGGCACTATAATGAATTTATGATTATCAAAGAGTTGATGGAAGAAACTATTTCTCATATTGATACAAATCATTCGCAGGATATAATTTCAAGTTTTTTACACAAAGCTCTACACCACATTGGGCTTATCACAGGCGAAGTTTCAAATGAAGATGTTTTATACTCAATTTTCAGCAAATTTTGTATTGGGAAATAA
- a CDS encoding helix-turn-helix transcriptional regulator, whose amino-acid sequence MTLSLAAFVKTKRKEANLTQQEFADKAGVALTVIRKIEQGKENLSLVKVNQVLMMFGHKLAPVNHKEIKP is encoded by the coding sequence ATGACATTAAGTTTAGCTGCATTTGTCAAGACCAAACGAAAAGAAGCCAATCTCACACAGCAGGAATTTGCTGATAAAGCTGGCGTGGCACTTACCGTTATTCGAAAGATAGAGCAAGGCAAAGAAAATCTTAGCTTAGTAAAAGTAAATCAGGTTTTAATGATGTTTGGACACAAGCTGGCACCTGTAAACCATAAAGAAATTAAGCCATGA
- a CDS encoding phosphatidylinositol kinase: protein MRQGKVFYKDLFAGIITETNEGEYLFEYDKDYISQYSNQPLTFSMPVSDKVYRDNRLFPFFEGLIPEGWLLDIATKSWKLNQNDRMGLLLACCKNCIGAVSVIAITNNEDNE from the coding sequence ATGAGACAAGGTAAAGTGTTTTATAAAGATTTGTTCGCTGGAATAATTACGGAAACCAACGAAGGCGAGTATCTATTTGAGTACGATAAAGATTATATCAGTCAATATTCGAATCAACCGCTCACATTTTCAATGCCCGTTTCGGATAAGGTCTATAGAGATAATCGCTTATTCCCTTTTTTTGAAGGATTAATTCCCGAAGGTTGGTTGCTGGATATTGCTACTAAAAGTTGGAAACTTAATCAGAATGACCGTATGGGTTTGCTTTTAGCATGTTGTAAAAACTGCATAGGTGCTGTAAGTGTAATCGCAATAACAAACAATGAAGACAATGAGTAA